One Engystomops pustulosus chromosome 11, aEngPut4.maternal, whole genome shotgun sequence DNA window includes the following coding sequences:
- the LOC140105663 gene encoding trypsin-like — MKFLLIFVLLGAAAAFEDDDKIVGGYTCTKNSVPYIASLNSGYHFCGGALINNLWVVSAAHCYKASLQVRLGEHNIATSEGTEQFINSAKVIRHGSYNSRTLDNDIMLIKLASAATLNSYVKAVSLASGCAAAGTSCLISGWGNTLSSGTNMPNLLQCLNAPILTSAQCSSAYPGEITGNMICVGYMEGGQDSCQGDSGGPVVCNGQLQGIVSWGYGCALRNYPGVYTKACNYNAWISSTVSAN, encoded by the exons ATGAAATTCCTCCTGATCTTTGTGCTCCTCGGAGCAGCTG CTGCTTTTGAGGATGACGATAAGATCGTCGGAGGTTACACCTGCACCAAGAACTCTGTCCCCTACATTGCATCTCTGAACTCCGGCTACCACTTCTGTGGAGGAGCTCTGATCAACAACCTCTGGGTAGTCTCTGCTGCTCACTGCTACAAGGC AAGCCTTCAGGTCAGACTGGGAGAACACAACATCGCCACTAGTGAAGGTACCGAGCAGTTCATCAACTCCGCCAAGGTCATCAGACATGGAAGTTACAACTCCAGAACCCTGGACAATGACATCATGTTGATCAAGTTGGCCTCTGCCGCCACTCTCAACTCTTACGTCAAGGCTGTGTCTCTTGCTTCTGGCTGTGCCGCCGCCGGCACCAGCTGTCTGATCTCCGGATGGGGCAACACTCTGAGCAGTGGAA CCAACATGCCCAACCTCCTCCAGTGCCTGAACGCCCCCATCCTGACCTCTGCCCAGTGTAGCAGCGCCTACCCCGGAGAGATCACCGGCAACATGATCTGTGTTGGATACATGGAGGGAGGCCAGGATTCCTGCCAG ggtgactctggtggACCCGTGGTCTGCAATGGACAGCTCCAGGGTATTGTCTCCTGGGGATATGGCTGTGCCCTCAGGAACTATCCTGGTGTCTACACCAAGGCCTGCAACTACAACGCCTGGATCTCCAGCACCGTTTCTGCCAACTAA
- the LOC140105646 gene encoding trypsin-like, whose amino-acid sequence MMSFGYKSLSSMLSLHSGPISTMKFLLICVLLGAAAAFEDDDKIVGGYTCTKNSVPYIASLNSGYHFCGGALINNLWVVSAAHCYKASLQVRLGEHNIATSEGTEQFINSAKVIRHGSYNSRTLDNDIMLIKLASAATLNSYVKAVSLASGCAAAGTSCLISGWGNTLSSGTNMPNLLQCLNAPILTSSQCSSAYPGEITGNMICVGYMEGGQDSCQGDSGGPVVCNGQLQGIVSWGYGCALRNYPGVYTKACNYNAWISSTVSAN is encoded by the exons ATGATGAGTTTTGGGTATAAATCTTTGTCCTCTATGCTCTCTCTTCATTCCGGACCTATTTCCACCATGAAATTCCTCCTGATCTGTGTGCTCCTCGGAGCAGCTG CTGCTTTTGAGGATGATGATAAGATCGTCGGAGGTTACACCTGTACCAAGAACTCTGTCCCCTACATTGCATCTCTGAACTCCGGCTACCACTTCTGTGGAGGAGCTCTGATCAACAACCTCTGGGTAGTCTCTGCTGCTCACTGCTACAAGGC GAGCCTTCAGGTCAGACTGGGAGAACACAACATCGCCACTAGTGAAGGTACCGAGCAGTTCATCAACTCCGCCAAGGTCATCAGACATGGAAGCTACAACTCCAGAACCCTGGACAATGACATCATGTTGATCAAGTTGGCCTCTGCCGCCACTCTCAACTCTTACGTCAAGGCTGTGTCTCTTGCCTCTGGCTGTGCCGCCGCCGGCACCAGCTGTCTGATCTCCGGATGGGGCAACACCCTGAGCAGTGGAA CCAACATGCCCAACCTCCTCCAGTGCCTGAACGCCCCCATCCTGACCTCTTCCCAGTGTAGCAGCGCCTACCCCGGAGAGATCACCGGCAACATGATCTGTGTTGGATACATGGAGGGAGGCCAGGATTCCTGCCAG ggtgactctggtggACCCGTGGTCTGCAATGGACAGCTCCAGGGTATTGTCTCCTGGGGCTATGGCTGTGCCCTCAGGAACTATCCTGGTGTCTACACCAAGGCCTGCAACTACAACGCCTGGATCTCCAGCACCGTTTCTGCCAACTAA